The following coding sequences lie in one Maylandia zebra isolate NMK-2024a linkage group LG14, Mzebra_GT3a, whole genome shotgun sequence genomic window:
- the LOC106675977 gene encoding low-density lipoprotein receptor-related protein 1 produces MTNGAMNVEIGNPAYKIYEGDPDDDAGELLDSDFALDPDKPTNFTNPVYATLYMGAHNSCNSLASTDEKKELLSQVDEDMSDPLA; encoded by the exons ATGACCAACGGGGCCATGAATGTTGAGATTGGAAACCCTGCCTATAAGATCTATGAAGGAGATCCTGATGATGATGCTGGGGAACTTCTGGACTCCGACTTTGCTTTAGACCCAGACAAG CCCACCAACTTCACGAACCCAGTGTATGCCACCCTGTACATGGGTGCCCACAACAGCTGCAATTCTCTGGCGAGCACTGATGAAAAGAAGGAGCTCCTCTCCCAGGTTGATGAGGACATGAGCGACCCCCTGGCATAG